Proteins from a single region of Macrobrachium nipponense isolate FS-2020 chromosome 11, ASM1510439v2, whole genome shotgun sequence:
- the LOC135195249 gene encoding uncharacterized protein LOC135195249, whose amino-acid sequence MYFNSEGEDSDDEWFYSSFKRYDDLLMYNVQGSISCMALKGNSKLLLASSRGQHHEISELSVPKKTIAGKDSGLTRDRDFSVLAAGYTKGIIKKMLPLESGIVTSESTGINFYLIPNPSDDTDVITLKQVIKKGIENCPVAAAGSVAYYGMDISDIVAYDLSSDTSNDISLVTGSIEPLCKEVNSRTINELCAKHGNLYICLNHSGSVLMYDPRKGQVSQKGVYCDPLGGRWTLDISDSGHYISTFSSNGTLRLHDSRNFSELLFTRNFEVQEDFRAAAEECICVRLCPHNSFVSISGTDRNIQILNINEIQKDTITFVHDGHRDKEIQSISTHIWHPVQENLLFSADNTGQLQAWRFKGS is encoded by the exons ATGTATTTTAACAGCGAAGGGGAAGACTCAGATGATGAATGGTTTTACAGTTCGTTTAAAAG atATGATGACCTCTTGATGTACAATGTACAAGGCAGCATCTCGTGTATGGCTCTTAAGGGCAACAGCAAACTATTACTAGCATCATCAAGAG GTCAGCATCATGAAATTTCAGAGTTGAGTGTTCCTAAAAAGACCATTGCTGGAAAAGATTCTGGTCTGACAAGAGATAGAGACTTTAGTGTACTGGCAGCTGGATATACAAAAGGCATAATAAAAAAG ATGTTGCCATTAGAATCAGGCATTGTTACATCGGAATCAACtggtattaatttttatttgatacctAACCCATCTGATGATACAG aTGTAATAACCCTTAAACAAGTGATAAAGAAGGGCATTGAAAATTGTCCTGTGGCTGCTGCTGGTTCAGTTGCCTATTATGGGATGGATATTTCAGACATTGTTGCCTACGACTTAAGCTCAGATACCTCCAATGACATTTCATTAGTGACTGGAAGTATagaaccactctgcaaagaagtGAATTCAAGAACAATAAATGAACTTTGTGCTAAGCATGGAAATCTCTACATCTGTTTAAATCATTCAGGAAGTGTGTTAATGTACGACCCCAGGAAAGGCCAGGTTTCACAGAAAGGTGTTTACTGTGATCCTTTAGGTGGTAGATGGACATTGGATATTAGTGACAGTGGTCATTATATTTCTACTTTCAGTTCTAATGGTACTTTAAGATTACATGACTCTAGAAACTTCAGTGAGTTATTGTTTACCAGAAATTTTGAGGTTCAAGAAGATTTCAGAGCTGCAGCAGAGGAATGCATTTGTGTCAGACTATGTCCACATAACAGTTTTGTGTCAATATCAGGGACTGATAGAAATATCCAGATATTAAACAttaatgaaattcaaaaagaTACTATTACATTTGTCCATGATGGACATAGGGATAAAGAAATACAAAGCATCTCTACTCATATTTGGCATCCAGTTCAGGAAAACTTATTGTTTTCAGCTGACAATACTGGCCAGCTTCAAGCATGGAGATTTAAAGGAAGCTAG